In a single window of the Podarcis raffonei isolate rPodRaf1 chromosome 14, rPodRaf1.pri, whole genome shotgun sequence genome:
- the PRC1 gene encoding protein regulator of cytokinesis 1 isoform X1 gives MRKSEVLASESVACLNQALFQLRDIWEEIGIPEDQRLQRTEVVKKHVKGLLDMMIAEEENLKERLLKSIAVCRKELVILCKELQLAPFEEDEETTILQLEKDLRTRVEVMLKQKRERKQELKVLQERDREMCDLLCTAPYDIDSEAVPSLAELDHFRRHLAGLVIEKERRQKEFLDTKRQIILCMEELEHTPDTSFERDVVCEEEDAFCLSEDNIAALKDLLQQLESRRAQKEALCQELRSRIRVLWERLQVPAEEREAFAPYMVGAKAAIMDALKLEVDRLQELKFQNIRNVVEATRAELADYWDKCFYGEEQRRAFYPYYEDDFTEELLQQHEEEVSRLKQCYERHQELFESIHKWEKNWRLFQELERKATDPSRFTNRGGNLLKEEKLRAKLQKTLPKLEEELKGRVELWEQEQEQAFLVNGQRFMEYVAEQWQLHHMEKEKEKQERQLKKSRQIEEEMMYGSTPRTPNKRRGLGFITPSKVRKLNTTATPNSTIRSAFGGSLFHSPTPHPALSGGKGSRKLVVKSSNLQCSSPLPPQPVRTPSRMAPKSPRPGPMEHNKENVAQLNRTVLSGGCTPAAPAQSTCSINSVASTYSEFAQELSKASRSDFKSRILNSTVSNAES, from the exons ATGAGGAAGAG CGAGGTTTTGGCCAGCGAGTCGGTGGCCTGCCTGAACCAGGCGCTGTTCCAGCTGCGCGACATCTGGGAGGAAATCGGCATCCCCGAGGACCAGCGCCTGCAGCGCACCGAAGTGGTGAAGAAGCACGTCAAG GGCTTGCTTGACATGATGATTGCGGAGGAGGAAAACCTCAAAGAGCGTCTCCTGAAGAGCATTGCAGTGTGCCGCAAAGAATTGGTGATCCTCTGCAAGGAGCTACAACTGGCTCCTTTTGAG GAGGACGAGGAGACCACCATCCTGCAGCTAGAGAAGGACCTGCGCACCCGTGTGGAAGTAATGCTGAAGCAAAAGCGGGAGAGAAAGCAGGAGCTGAAGGTGCTGCAGGAGCGAGACCGGGAGATGTGCGACCTGCTTTGCACAGCTCCCTATGACATTGACAGTGAGGCTGTGCCCAGCCTGGCGGAGCTGGACCACTTTCGGCGCCACTTGGCAGGACTAGTAATTGAAAAG GAGCGCCGGCAGAAGGAGTTCCTCGACACCAAGAGGCAGATCATCCTGTGCATGGAGGAGCTGGAGCACACCCCAGACACCAGCTTTGAGCGAGATGTCGTGTGTGAGGAGGAGGATGCCTTCTGTCTCTCGGAGGACAACATTGCCGCCCTGAAGGATCTcttgcagcag CTCGAGAGCAGGAGAGCTCAGAAGGAAGCCTTGTGCCAAGAGCTGCGTTCCAGGATTCGGGTGCTGTGGGAGCGGCTGCAGGTGCCTGCGGAGGAAAGGGAAGCCTTTGCCCCCTACATGGTGGGAGCCAAAGCCGCCATCATGGATGCT CTGAAACTGGAAGTGGATCGCTTGCAAGAGCTGAAGTTTCAGAACATCAGAAATGTGGTGGAGGCCACCCGGGCTGAACTGGCAGACTACTGGGACAAGTGTTTTTATGGGGAGGAGCAGAGGCGAGCCTTCTACCCCTACTATGAAG aTGACTTCACTGaagagctgctgcagcagcatgaAGAGGAAGTTTCCCGGTTAAAGCAGTGCTATGAAAGGCATCAAGAGCTGTTTGAATCCATCCACAAGTGGGAGAAGAACTGGCGCCTCTTCCAGGAGCTTGAG AGGAAGGCGACGGACCCCAGCCGCTTCACCAACCGAGGGGGTAACCTTCTGAAAGAGGAGAAGCTGCGAGCGAAACTTCAGAAGACTCTTCCAAAG ctggaggaggagctaAAGGGGCGCGTGGAGCTctgggagcaggagcaggagcaggcctTCCTGGTGAATGGGCAGCGCTTCATGGAGTATGTGGCAGAGCAATGGCAGCTCCACCacatggagaaggagaaggaaaagcaggAGCGA CAACTCAAGAAGTCCCGCCAGATTGAGGAGGAGATGATGTATGGCAGCACCCCACGGACCCCCAACAAGAGACGGGGCTTGGGCTTCATTACACCCAGCAAAGTGCGGAAG CTTAACACCACAGCTACCCCGAACAGCACCATCCGCTCAGCATTTGGGGGCTCTCTGTTCCACTCCCCAACACCCCACCCAGCACTCTCTGGAGGAAAA GGCTCCCGGAAGCTTGTTGTCAAAAGCTCTAACCTCCAGTGCTCCTCCCCGCTGCCTCCACAGCCTGTCCGGACTCCCAGCCGCATGGCCCCCAAGTCCCCTCGCCCAGGACCCATGGAACACAACAAGGAGAACGTTGCTCAGCTCAACAGAACAGTTCTGAGCGGTGGGTGCACCCCTGCAGCCCCTGCCCAGAGCACCTGCAGCATTAACTCTGTTGCCAGCACCTATTCAGAGTTTGCG CAAGAACTTTCAAAGGCTTCCAGATCTGACTTCAAATCCCGCATCCTTAACTCCACGGTTTCCAATGCTGAGAGCTGA
- the PRC1 gene encoding protein regulator of cytokinesis 1 isoform X3, with protein MRKSEVLASESVACLNQALFQLRDIWEEIGIPEDQRLQRTEVVKKHVKGLLDMMIAEEENLKERLLKSIAVCRKELVILCKELQLAPFEEDEETTILQLEKDLRTRVEVMLKQKRERKQELKVLQERDREMCDLLCTAPYDIDSEAVPSLAELDHFRRHLAGLVIEKERRQKEFLDTKRQIILCMEELEHTPDTSFERDVVCEEEDAFCLSEDNIAALKDLLQQLESRRAQKEALCQELRSRIRVLWERLQVPAEEREAFAPYMVGAKAAIMDALKLEVDRLQELKFQNIRNVVEATRAELADYWDKCFYGEEQRRAFYPYYEDDFTEELLQQHEEEVSRLKQCYERHQELFESIHKWEKNWRLFQELERKATDPSRFTNRGGNLLKEEKLRAKLQKTLPKLEEELKGRVELWEQEQEQAFLVNGQRFMEYVAEQWQLHHMEKEKEKQERQLKKSRQIEEEMMYGSTPRTPNKRRGLGFITPSKVRKLNTTATPNSTIRSAFGGSLFHSPTPHPALSGGKGSRKLVVKSSNLQCSSPLPPQPVRTPSRMAPKSPRPGPMEHNKENVAQLNRTVLSARTFKGFQI; from the exons ATGAGGAAGAG CGAGGTTTTGGCCAGCGAGTCGGTGGCCTGCCTGAACCAGGCGCTGTTCCAGCTGCGCGACATCTGGGAGGAAATCGGCATCCCCGAGGACCAGCGCCTGCAGCGCACCGAAGTGGTGAAGAAGCACGTCAAG GGCTTGCTTGACATGATGATTGCGGAGGAGGAAAACCTCAAAGAGCGTCTCCTGAAGAGCATTGCAGTGTGCCGCAAAGAATTGGTGATCCTCTGCAAGGAGCTACAACTGGCTCCTTTTGAG GAGGACGAGGAGACCACCATCCTGCAGCTAGAGAAGGACCTGCGCACCCGTGTGGAAGTAATGCTGAAGCAAAAGCGGGAGAGAAAGCAGGAGCTGAAGGTGCTGCAGGAGCGAGACCGGGAGATGTGCGACCTGCTTTGCACAGCTCCCTATGACATTGACAGTGAGGCTGTGCCCAGCCTGGCGGAGCTGGACCACTTTCGGCGCCACTTGGCAGGACTAGTAATTGAAAAG GAGCGCCGGCAGAAGGAGTTCCTCGACACCAAGAGGCAGATCATCCTGTGCATGGAGGAGCTGGAGCACACCCCAGACACCAGCTTTGAGCGAGATGTCGTGTGTGAGGAGGAGGATGCCTTCTGTCTCTCGGAGGACAACATTGCCGCCCTGAAGGATCTcttgcagcag CTCGAGAGCAGGAGAGCTCAGAAGGAAGCCTTGTGCCAAGAGCTGCGTTCCAGGATTCGGGTGCTGTGGGAGCGGCTGCAGGTGCCTGCGGAGGAAAGGGAAGCCTTTGCCCCCTACATGGTGGGAGCCAAAGCCGCCATCATGGATGCT CTGAAACTGGAAGTGGATCGCTTGCAAGAGCTGAAGTTTCAGAACATCAGAAATGTGGTGGAGGCCACCCGGGCTGAACTGGCAGACTACTGGGACAAGTGTTTTTATGGGGAGGAGCAGAGGCGAGCCTTCTACCCCTACTATGAAG aTGACTTCACTGaagagctgctgcagcagcatgaAGAGGAAGTTTCCCGGTTAAAGCAGTGCTATGAAAGGCATCAAGAGCTGTTTGAATCCATCCACAAGTGGGAGAAGAACTGGCGCCTCTTCCAGGAGCTTGAG AGGAAGGCGACGGACCCCAGCCGCTTCACCAACCGAGGGGGTAACCTTCTGAAAGAGGAGAAGCTGCGAGCGAAACTTCAGAAGACTCTTCCAAAG ctggaggaggagctaAAGGGGCGCGTGGAGCTctgggagcaggagcaggagcaggcctTCCTGGTGAATGGGCAGCGCTTCATGGAGTATGTGGCAGAGCAATGGCAGCTCCACCacatggagaaggagaaggaaaagcaggAGCGA CAACTCAAGAAGTCCCGCCAGATTGAGGAGGAGATGATGTATGGCAGCACCCCACGGACCCCCAACAAGAGACGGGGCTTGGGCTTCATTACACCCAGCAAAGTGCGGAAG CTTAACACCACAGCTACCCCGAACAGCACCATCCGCTCAGCATTTGGGGGCTCTCTGTTCCACTCCCCAACACCCCACCCAGCACTCTCTGGAGGAAAA GGCTCCCGGAAGCTTGTTGTCAAAAGCTCTAACCTCCAGTGCTCCTCCCCGCTGCCTCCACAGCCTGTCCGGACTCCCAGCCGCATGGCCCCCAAGTCCCCTCGCCCAGGACCCATGGAACACAACAAGGAGAACGTTGCTCAGCTCAACAGAACAGTTCTGAGCG CAAGAACTTTCAAAGGCTTCCAGATCTGA
- the PRC1 gene encoding protein regulator of cytokinesis 1 isoform X2 gives MRKSEVLASESVACLNQALFQLRDIWEEIGIPEDQRLQRTEVVKKHVKGLLDMMIAEEENLKERLLKSIAVCRKELVILCKELQLAPFEEDEETTILQLEKDLRTRVEVMLKQKRERKQELKVLQERDREMCDLLCTAPYDIDSEAVPSLAELDHFRRHLAGLVIEKERRQKEFLDTKRQIILCMEELEHTPDTSFERDVVCEEEDAFCLSEDNIAALKDLLQQLESRRAQKEALCQELRSRIRVLWERLQVPAEEREAFAPYMVGAKAAIMDALKLEVDRLQELKFQNIRNVVEATRAELADYWDKCFYGEEQRRAFYPYYEDDFTEELLQQHEEEVSRLKQCYERHQELFESIHKWEKNWRLFQELERKATDPSRFTNRGGNLLKEEKLRAKLQKTLPKLEEELKGRVELWEQEQEQAFLVNGQRFMEYVAEQWQLHHMEKEKEKQERQLKKSRQIEEEMMYGSTPRTPNKRRGLGFITPSKVRKLNTTATPNSTIRSAFGGSLFHSPTPHPALSGGKPVRTPSRMAPKSPRPGPMEHNKENVAQLNRTVLSGGCTPAAPAQSTCSINSVASTYSEFAQELSKASRSDFKSRILNSTVSNAES, from the exons ATGAGGAAGAG CGAGGTTTTGGCCAGCGAGTCGGTGGCCTGCCTGAACCAGGCGCTGTTCCAGCTGCGCGACATCTGGGAGGAAATCGGCATCCCCGAGGACCAGCGCCTGCAGCGCACCGAAGTGGTGAAGAAGCACGTCAAG GGCTTGCTTGACATGATGATTGCGGAGGAGGAAAACCTCAAAGAGCGTCTCCTGAAGAGCATTGCAGTGTGCCGCAAAGAATTGGTGATCCTCTGCAAGGAGCTACAACTGGCTCCTTTTGAG GAGGACGAGGAGACCACCATCCTGCAGCTAGAGAAGGACCTGCGCACCCGTGTGGAAGTAATGCTGAAGCAAAAGCGGGAGAGAAAGCAGGAGCTGAAGGTGCTGCAGGAGCGAGACCGGGAGATGTGCGACCTGCTTTGCACAGCTCCCTATGACATTGACAGTGAGGCTGTGCCCAGCCTGGCGGAGCTGGACCACTTTCGGCGCCACTTGGCAGGACTAGTAATTGAAAAG GAGCGCCGGCAGAAGGAGTTCCTCGACACCAAGAGGCAGATCATCCTGTGCATGGAGGAGCTGGAGCACACCCCAGACACCAGCTTTGAGCGAGATGTCGTGTGTGAGGAGGAGGATGCCTTCTGTCTCTCGGAGGACAACATTGCCGCCCTGAAGGATCTcttgcagcag CTCGAGAGCAGGAGAGCTCAGAAGGAAGCCTTGTGCCAAGAGCTGCGTTCCAGGATTCGGGTGCTGTGGGAGCGGCTGCAGGTGCCTGCGGAGGAAAGGGAAGCCTTTGCCCCCTACATGGTGGGAGCCAAAGCCGCCATCATGGATGCT CTGAAACTGGAAGTGGATCGCTTGCAAGAGCTGAAGTTTCAGAACATCAGAAATGTGGTGGAGGCCACCCGGGCTGAACTGGCAGACTACTGGGACAAGTGTTTTTATGGGGAGGAGCAGAGGCGAGCCTTCTACCCCTACTATGAAG aTGACTTCACTGaagagctgctgcagcagcatgaAGAGGAAGTTTCCCGGTTAAAGCAGTGCTATGAAAGGCATCAAGAGCTGTTTGAATCCATCCACAAGTGGGAGAAGAACTGGCGCCTCTTCCAGGAGCTTGAG AGGAAGGCGACGGACCCCAGCCGCTTCACCAACCGAGGGGGTAACCTTCTGAAAGAGGAGAAGCTGCGAGCGAAACTTCAGAAGACTCTTCCAAAG ctggaggaggagctaAAGGGGCGCGTGGAGCTctgggagcaggagcaggagcaggcctTCCTGGTGAATGGGCAGCGCTTCATGGAGTATGTGGCAGAGCAATGGCAGCTCCACCacatggagaaggagaaggaaaagcaggAGCGA CAACTCAAGAAGTCCCGCCAGATTGAGGAGGAGATGATGTATGGCAGCACCCCACGGACCCCCAACAAGAGACGGGGCTTGGGCTTCATTACACCCAGCAAAGTGCGGAAG CTTAACACCACAGCTACCCCGAACAGCACCATCCGCTCAGCATTTGGGGGCTCTCTGTTCCACTCCCCAACACCCCACCCAGCACTCTCTGGAGGAAAA CCTGTCCGGACTCCCAGCCGCATGGCCCCCAAGTCCCCTCGCCCAGGACCCATGGAACACAACAAGGAGAACGTTGCTCAGCTCAACAGAACAGTTCTGAGCGGTGGGTGCACCCCTGCAGCCCCTGCCCAGAGCACCTGCAGCATTAACTCTGTTGCCAGCACCTATTCAGAGTTTGCG CAAGAACTTTCAAAGGCTTCCAGATCTGACTTCAAATCCCGCATCCTTAACTCCACGGTTTCCAATGCTGAGAGCTGA
- the RCCD1 gene encoding RCC1 domain-containing protein 1 isoform X2, with translation MAEGARGGSGDGWFQFGFCFGKATEAGLEVAPLLVGGEAGPVRCVRPSWSFSGIVRAGGSPPVLLQGAVCAALPEDCRDVLPSETHVLLLRKAAVESWPVEGSALVLEGEPAWRCEILPEEAEIVELPLVPGGYVAPRPPFFTPLPSTLQARKLALGYEHAVLLNTEGALFSWGGGRHGQLGHGELESRTEPQLVEALYGVPLVDVAAGGWHSAGISEAGDLYIWGWNETGQLALPSKSVAESRATTAEVKRGTGELYTWGWGKYGQLGHGQTASSDEAKRVSCFVDWGLRVVDVVCGPWTTYVHAVAQ, from the exons ATGGCGGAGGGAGCTCGGGGAGGCAGCGGCGATGGCTGGTTCCAGTTCGGCTTCTGCTTCGGGAAGGCGACGGAGGCCGGGCTGGAAGTGGCGCCGCTGCTGGTCGGGGGCGAGGCCGGGCCAGTGCGCTGCGTGAGGCCGAGCTGGAGCTTCTCCGGGATCGTCCGCGCCGGCG GGTCCCCCCCGGTGCTGTTGCAAGGCGCGGTATGCGCGGCGCTGCCCGAGGACTGCCGGGACGTGCTGCCGTCGGAGACGCACGTGCTGTTGCTGCGGAAGGCGGCGGTGGAGAGCTGGCCAGTGGAGGGTTCGGCCCTGGTCCTGGAAGGAGAGCCGGCGTGGAGGTGCGAGATCCTCCCCGAGGAAGCAGAGATCGTAG AGCTGCCCCTGGTGCCTGGCGGGTACGTGGCCCCTCGGCCCCCTTTCTTCACCCCTCTGCCCTCCACCTTGCAGGCTCGCAAGCTGGCCCTGGGCTATGAGCATGCGGTGCTGCTGAACACAGAGGGGGCCCTCTTCTCCTGGGGAGGCGGCAG GCACGGGCAGTTGGGCCATGGGGAGCTGGAGAGCAGGACAGAGCCCCAGCTGGTGGAAGCCTTGTACGGGGTGCCCCTGGTGGATGTGGCGGCTGGAGGATGGCATTCAGCTGGCATTAGTG AAGCAGGTGATTTGTACATCTGGGGCTGGAACGAGACGGGACAACTTGCCCTACCTTCCAAATCTGTGGCTGAGAGTAGAGCCACCACGGCAGAGGTGAAGAGAG GTACAGGAGAGCTCTACACCTGGGGCTGGG GTAAATATGGCCAACTGGGGCATGGGCAGACAGCCAGCTCTGATGAGGCAAAGAGGGTGTCCTGCTTTGTGGACTGGGGTCTACGTGTAGTAGACGTGGTATGTGGACCATGGACTACCTATGTACATGCTGTGGCCCAATAA
- the RCCD1 gene encoding RCC1 domain-containing protein 1 isoform X1, with protein MAEGARGGSGDGWFQFGFCFGKATEAGLEVAPLLVGGEAGPVRCVRPSWSFSGIVRAGGSPPVLLQGAVCAALPEDCRDVLPSETHVLLLRKAAVESWPVEGSALVLEGEPAWRCEILPEEAEIVELPLVPGGYVAPRPPFFTPLPSTLQARKLALGYEHAVLLNTEGALFSWGGGRHGQLGHGELESRTEPQLVEALYGVPLVDVAAGGWHSAGISEAGDLYIWGWNETGQLALPSKSVAESRATTAEVKRGDTELSLAEQEAAQGPCKAAFISIQAFPALLDMPDGADVCKISCGSRHTAAVTCTGELYTWGWGKYGQLGHGQTASSDEAKRVSCFVDWGLRVVDVVCGPWTTYVHAVAQ; from the exons ATGGCGGAGGGAGCTCGGGGAGGCAGCGGCGATGGCTGGTTCCAGTTCGGCTTCTGCTTCGGGAAGGCGACGGAGGCCGGGCTGGAAGTGGCGCCGCTGCTGGTCGGGGGCGAGGCCGGGCCAGTGCGCTGCGTGAGGCCGAGCTGGAGCTTCTCCGGGATCGTCCGCGCCGGCG GGTCCCCCCCGGTGCTGTTGCAAGGCGCGGTATGCGCGGCGCTGCCCGAGGACTGCCGGGACGTGCTGCCGTCGGAGACGCACGTGCTGTTGCTGCGGAAGGCGGCGGTGGAGAGCTGGCCAGTGGAGGGTTCGGCCCTGGTCCTGGAAGGAGAGCCGGCGTGGAGGTGCGAGATCCTCCCCGAGGAAGCAGAGATCGTAG AGCTGCCCCTGGTGCCTGGCGGGTACGTGGCCCCTCGGCCCCCTTTCTTCACCCCTCTGCCCTCCACCTTGCAGGCTCGCAAGCTGGCCCTGGGCTATGAGCATGCGGTGCTGCTGAACACAGAGGGGGCCCTCTTCTCCTGGGGAGGCGGCAG GCACGGGCAGTTGGGCCATGGGGAGCTGGAGAGCAGGACAGAGCCCCAGCTGGTGGAAGCCTTGTACGGGGTGCCCCTGGTGGATGTGGCGGCTGGAGGATGGCATTCAGCTGGCATTAGTG AAGCAGGTGATTTGTACATCTGGGGCTGGAACGAGACGGGACAACTTGCCCTACCTTCCAAATCTGTGGCTGAGAGTAGAGCCACCACGGCAGAGGTGAAGAGAG GGGACACAGAGTTGAGCTTGGCAGAGCAGGAAGCAGCACAAGGACCCTGCAAGGCTGCATTCATTTCGATCCAAGCCTTCCCTGCTTTGCTGGATATGCCAGATGGGGCAGATGTCTGTAAGATCAGCTGTGGTTCACGACACACCGCTGCTGTGACAT GTACAGGAGAGCTCTACACCTGGGGCTGGG GTAAATATGGCCAACTGGGGCATGGGCAGACAGCCAGCTCTGATGAGGCAAAGAGGGTGTCCTGCTTTGTGGACTGGGGTCTACGTGTAGTAGACGTGGTATGTGGACCATGGACTACCTATGTACATGCTGTGGCCCAATAA